One window of the Pelagicoccus enzymogenes genome contains the following:
- a CDS encoding PVC-type heme-binding CxxCH protein has protein sequence MPTDILSTVGDLEVTVWASSPDLRNPTNFDVDRDGRIWVAEGVNYRWSKGRDPEGDRIAVLEDTNGDGKADKSWTFVQEPELIAPLGIAVIDNKIYVSNTPDLIVYTDVDRNLIFDPRIDKREVLLTGFNGINHDHSLHSVTFGPDGLLYLNHGNSGALVTDRGGNTIRVGSAYDGLLGRDSKPLYGVYPAEYAGAKSDDGHVYVGGFAMRLEEDGTGLEVIGYGFRNSYEQTITSAGNVFQNDNDDPPACRTTYLLEYGNTGWFSEDGLRYWQADRRPGQDIPTAQWRQNDPGVIPAGDVYGAGAPTGIAYYEGDVLGKGLRGMLLSCEAARNVVFGYLPKEKGAGFELERFNFLTSNEEEELAGTDGKGGRVSNEIKTFFRPSDVVVGPDGAIYVADWFDPRVGGHSDQDKTASGTIYRIAPKGFVPEIPNFDLSADAGRIEALKSPAVNVRALGFKALKASGQESLPAVQGLLEDENPFIRYRAIWLLAQLGEKGVETVESLLIDEDPIVRATAYQSLRMVDGYNLLEVAGGLSKDSSAVVRREVAVSMRDMPFDKAGDVILELAKSIDGTDRTELEAWGIACIGKEDDIYKLIVAQIGEADPLEWSDRYAALMWRLTRASSVADFYIRASSTALSTKERLDALTAIAFTSSRATVDALFRLVGEEGIVGETAKWWLLNYRNTRFANFGVDARLKAEGIYDPDTIVVSGSVIPQPQEENYLSLDRVLSLNGDVERGAAKAAACYVCHKVGDSGVEYGPDLNGWTSRQGIESTIRAIINPSEDIAHGFEGREVVLTDGTIINGLLESQGDPLMVRSMGGLRQMIPGDRVERVKWYNRSLMLSADQLGLSEQDVADIVAYLSTLE, from the coding sequence GTGCCTACAGACATTCTTTCGACCGTTGGTGATTTAGAGGTTACGGTTTGGGCAAGTTCTCCCGATTTACGGAATCCAACCAATTTCGATGTAGATCGCGACGGTAGAATTTGGGTGGCGGAAGGCGTAAACTACCGTTGGAGCAAAGGGAGGGACCCTGAAGGAGATCGAATTGCGGTCTTAGAGGATACCAATGGAGATGGCAAAGCGGACAAGAGTTGGACCTTTGTGCAAGAGCCAGAATTGATCGCTCCACTCGGTATCGCTGTAATAGACAATAAAATTTATGTCTCCAATACTCCGGACCTTATTGTTTACACCGATGTCGATCGGAACCTGATCTTTGATCCTAGAATTGATAAGAGAGAGGTATTGCTAACGGGGTTTAACGGAATCAATCACGACCACTCTCTACACTCAGTCACTTTTGGTCCGGACGGTTTGTTGTATCTGAATCACGGTAACAGTGGCGCTTTAGTCACCGATCGTGGTGGAAATACCATTCGAGTAGGTAGCGCTTACGATGGTTTGCTGGGCAGAGATTCGAAACCGCTCTACGGGGTTTATCCGGCAGAGTATGCAGGAGCCAAAAGTGATGATGGCCATGTTTATGTAGGGGGATTTGCCATGCGTCTTGAAGAAGACGGAACAGGTCTCGAAGTTATTGGATATGGTTTTCGAAACTCTTACGAGCAGACAATAACCTCCGCTGGTAATGTTTTCCAAAACGATAATGACGACCCACCGGCATGTCGTACGACCTATCTACTAGAGTATGGTAACACGGGGTGGTTTTCCGAAGATGGGCTTCGGTATTGGCAAGCGGACCGTAGACCAGGGCAGGATATCCCGACAGCTCAGTGGAGGCAAAACGATCCCGGCGTGATTCCAGCAGGGGATGTTTACGGAGCGGGCGCTCCCACGGGAATCGCGTACTACGAAGGAGATGTCTTGGGAAAAGGTCTACGAGGGATGTTGCTCAGCTGTGAGGCAGCGCGAAACGTTGTATTTGGATACCTTCCCAAGGAAAAAGGTGCTGGCTTCGAGTTAGAACGATTCAATTTTCTTACCTCCAATGAGGAGGAAGAGCTTGCAGGAACCGATGGAAAAGGTGGACGCGTATCCAACGAAATTAAGACATTCTTTCGACCATCAGATGTGGTTGTTGGACCGGATGGTGCAATCTATGTCGCTGACTGGTTTGATCCTCGTGTAGGCGGACACTCGGATCAGGATAAAACGGCAAGCGGTACGATTTACCGTATTGCTCCGAAAGGTTTTGTGCCGGAGATCCCTAATTTTGACTTAAGCGCTGACGCAGGTCGGATTGAGGCCCTCAAGAGTCCAGCGGTAAATGTTCGAGCGCTTGGATTCAAGGCACTAAAAGCCTCAGGACAGGAGTCCCTTCCTGCAGTGCAAGGTCTCTTAGAGGACGAAAATCCATTTATTCGCTATCGAGCGATCTGGCTGCTCGCACAGCTTGGCGAAAAGGGTGTTGAAACTGTTGAGTCATTGCTAATTGACGAAGATCCGATTGTCCGTGCGACAGCTTACCAGTCGCTACGAATGGTTGACGGGTATAACCTTCTAGAAGTTGCGGGTGGCTTGTCGAAAGATAGCTCTGCGGTGGTTCGACGTGAAGTAGCCGTTTCGATGCGAGATATGCCATTCGATAAGGCAGGTGATGTTATCCTAGAACTAGCCAAGTCGATCGACGGTACTGATCGTACTGAACTTGAAGCATGGGGGATTGCGTGTATCGGGAAAGAGGATGACATTTATAAGTTGATCGTTGCTCAGATTGGCGAAGCGGATCCCTTAGAGTGGAGCGACCGGTATGCGGCTTTGATGTGGCGGTTGACGCGAGCAAGTTCCGTCGCTGACTTTTACATAAGAGCATCGTCTACCGCGTTGTCGACCAAGGAGCGTTTGGATGCTCTGACAGCGATTGCGTTCACCTCTTCGAGAGCGACTGTAGATGCGTTGTTTCGCTTAGTCGGCGAGGAAGGAATCGTCGGTGAAACAGCAAAGTGGTGGTTGTTGAACTATCGGAATACGCGTTTCGCGAATTTCGGTGTGGATGCTAGGTTGAAGGCTGAAGGTATCTATGATCCGGATACTATCGTTGTAAGTGGAAGCGTGATTCCGCAGCCTCAGGAGGAAAACTACCTTTCGTTAGATCGAGTCCTGTCCTTAAATGGAGATGTAGAAAGAGGTGCGGCAAAAGCGGCAGCTTGCTACGTATGCCATAAAGTTGGCGACTCCGGTGTTGAATATGGTCCGGACCTCAATGGTTGGACATCGAGACAAGGAATCGAATCGACTATCAGAGCGATTATTAATCCTAGCGAAGACATTGCTCATGGGTTTGAAGGTAGGGAGGTTGTCCTAACAGACGGCACAATCATCAATGGTTTGCTTGAATCCCAAGGTGACCCTTTAATGGTTCGGTCCATGGGGGGATTGCGCCAGATGATTCCAGGTGATCGCGTGGAGCGGGTCAAATGGTACAATCGCTCTCTCATGCTGTCGGCGGACCAGTTAGGACTCAGCGAGCAGGATGTCGCGGACATTGTGGCGTATCTGAGCACCCTAGAATAA